TGCACATGAATAACATAATAACTCGTACAACTTAATAAAATggttttaatgttaaaatcatGCACCAATTGCACCCAGTGTCccgagagagaggggggagagagggaggggggagagagagataaagagaaaaaatggatTTACTATTTTCCGTGATCGGCGAGAAAAGCGAGTGCGAGTTTGTCTGCGATGTTACCGATCTTAACACAAGTTTCTATTTATAGCTAACGAAATCACTGGGAAGGGAGTTGAGAgctgggggggggggggaatagCGGGCGGTTTCCTCTTTCTTGCGACTCCATTTTCGCGCGTATACGTATGGCTGTATAGCCCGTTTTTAAATGACAAACGCTAACTGATAAAAAGGATACTCGCATAAGACTAGATAATACTGGAGAAAACATTAACAAAATGGGAAAACACGACGATCTGCGCGGGCCTCCGGTATTTTTCGCCTCGCATATCTCCCTCCAGTCTTTCTTGCTCATGCAACCATTGATTTTTAGCGCCATTACTTATAAATCATGTCGTAatacaaaaatcaaaatttaaaactctGTTTCTATCTCTtgctctctttcctctcttttcccATCTCTTTTACCGTCAGAAAACTTTCGCCATGCTAGCAGAGTTTGACTCAGCGGCCACATTGGTCTATGCGTATACGTCATTGGTACAATTTGCTTACGTTTCTCTGTCCCCTCTGCTCCCTTCATTCTATCAATCGTCTCTCGCTCTATCATAAACCATACGCTTAGCGTTACAGCCGCAAATAAATTAACCGTAGAAAAGTTTGTTCTTTATACaaacataatatacaatatacatttctatctatctatctatctatatatacatatatatatatatatatatatatatatatatatatatataatatatactttagcTTTTTTCTTTACTCTGTGGGTGTATGTaatccctcccccctcccccctgcCCCAGACCCCGATATATTACCGTTCGTTCGATTTCACTCGGCGCGTAGTACAATGCGTATAATTCATTTATGTATAGAATTATCTATGTGTAAGTGGTATGTCTGGACGATACGCTCTACTCGCGTACTTTATTCCTCTCTACCGTTCGCGCACGCAAAAACACGCACAAACACACGTACGGGCACAGACTCCTTTCGTACattactttctttctttcactcattctctctctttctctctctctctctcgcgcgcgcgcccgcgcatGCATGCAGAAACGTACCAAGCGTGAACACACAAGCATTCGCACcacacatacgcacgcacTTTTCatggagaataataaataaagacattCGCAGCGACAAACGTACAGGTTCGTCAAAATCTGATATTGTTCTTCTCGACTTAAATGCAGTTCTTGTACTTGATGCAATTCGTTTTTGCTCCCTCTGACCCCTCCCACACACACGTCCGATATGTCCATCAGGGCGGAGTCCTATATATTCCTGGATTTCTCCATCTTGTTCCGGTCACTGAGACGTGGAAAACACGCGGCATTTTCACACAGATAGGCCTTTCCGCTCAAGGCTCCGGCGTGACTGGGTCCAACAGCCTCTTCTCCGGGTCCCTCGAGTCTCCGATGTCGCTGGTGATGGGGTGATGCCTGCTACCGATCGCGTTTGTATTGCAACGGCAGCCCTGCGCAGCGTGACGCGCGTAGCACGCCTCGCAGAGGGTTACGCAACCTCGGAGGGGCCAGTAGCACAACAGGCAGGGCATCACCAGCGCTAAGGCACCTAGGCAGGCCCACCTGGACGCCGTGCGGTTACCGGTGCAGGAACACGGTTCATCCGCGCAGCTCGTCGCGGCAACTTGGCCGTCCATGGTGCTGGCGACGCTACCGCCATTGCCGCCGTCCACGCAGTGGTAGAAGAGGCCCTTGACGCAACATAGGCACGACGCGTAGTCTAGAACGGTCTCTGCCGAACAGAGGCACGTGTTGTCGCAGAGCCACTTGCTGGGCAGCGGAGGCGGCTCCCGGCACGACTCGCATCGGCATCTACCGCAAAAGTCACATATGATCGACAGACCAGCCGGATCGTAGGTCCTCGTGCCAAGCGTGTTGGCCGGCTCCTTGGTGAAGGAGACCGGTTGCTTCGTGACGACGTTCGTTGCTGCCGCGTTCGTCGACGTGGCGACAGGAGAAGCGCCGGTCGCCGTGCCGCTGAAACCGCGTATACTCTGATTCTTAGCGCGGCCGCGCGCTCGATGCGTCGGCACCATTGTGGCATCTTCGTGACTTCTACGATGAGAATGGTGGTGATGGTGATGATGCCTCCTCTCGGTTTTAGGACAGTCGGCGGCCGTCTTGCTGTCGACATCGAGGCGTCGTTCCTGATTGCAGCGCGAGTTATTGAACGGTGCTTCGACGTACTCGTTGATGGTCCTCTCGCCGTCCGGCCGTGGCGTGGCAAGGCTCACCTCGCCGATCGGGCTCCTAGGCGACGTCGCGATCGTCGTTATCGTCGTGTCTGTGGACGATAGCGAGAGCAGACCTCTGGAATTGGCGTCGCTCGGTGACATCTCTGCGTTTTGCGGGCGACGCAGGGACGGCCTGCTCCGAAAGGAACTCGACAACGGCGTGAGAGGCATGGTGAGCGGTGCCACGCGGGGCGTCGGAGACCCCGGTACCGATTGCGACGCCGAAggtggcggtggtggtggcggcggcggcacgGACGGCAtcgacgtcgacgtcacgTGCACGAGCGGCAACCGCGGCGGCGGGAACGGCCGGCTGTGATCGTGCACGCGCGTCTCGGTGGAGACGAGACGCGAGTCCGCGTCCTCGCTGGCGCCGTTGGCGCAGTCGTCGCCTGCGGCAATGTTTGCCCGCGAGGAGGGAGACCGCGTGAGCGGCGATATCGCATCGTTACGCGACATCGGCCGATCGCTCAGTTTTAAACGTCCTGCTGCTCCTGGACTTTGTGACGTTGGCGTCTCGAGATGACGCCGCTGCTGTTGATCCTGACAATATTGCCGTTGCCAATGCTCCACCTTCTTCGTCGCCTCCAACTCCTCCCTCTTCTCGACTCGACGATGCTCGAGGCGGATATCAGCCGTGCTAGCTGGTCCTCGATCTGCTGCGGAGAATGATCCTCCTCGTGTGTTTGTTGtcgttgctgctgctgctgctgctgacAACGATGCTGCGGCACGACCTGTCCAAACTGGTGCCGTCCGCTCGCTAGCCCATTGTTCGACGGACGTCGTCGGTGTATCTGGAACCGATGGACGCTGATTTGACGTTGGGGTAAGTGTCGCCTCGGTAATCCGCACTGCCCAGCCCGCGCGAGGTGGTGACACTCTCGACGAGGGCGTTCCATTAGCGAGGATGGGGCTCGGTAATGCTCCGCGTCCGCTTCCTCTCGCCCTCGCGACACGCGCTTCATCCCCACCTGAAAACATCACAACCAACAAGTCGTGTTATATACTCGATTAGATCAGGTGCGGAACATGAGCCAACTATTTTAGCTATCTACCTATCTTAGCACCGTATTTCGATAGATATCCTTAAAATGCTAAAGTTCTTCTAagcagttattttattaaatgtttatttatataatttacattaaatgtcttttttaaataagttttaaataagtttCTAAGTTCTTTCCAATAGCGAATATtctttccaaaaaaattaaaaaaaaagcggtATAATCTTATAGTCGAGGATCTTTCCAAGATATTTCAACGAGAAACAATGTTGGAATTGAAAGCCAAGATTCACAGGTGAGAGAAGTTGCCAAGTACAGAGAGAATTCTAATGAGAGAGTTCTGGGGCTTGATTTGAGTTTtcgaaaatggaaaaaattggAATGGCCGagcgacgatgacgacaaTGACGACGGGGTATAGCGAGGTGTCAGATCTCAGCACCTACGCGGTCACGAAAAGAGGTTCCGTTTCTACGTGGGCGAGAGCGCGGTACGAGTGGGCCGCGCGCGGCAGAGTTCTCGATTCGGTGGTCGTCAACCCACTCGCGGCGCCCACAATGTGGAAGAACCGGGAGAGTCTCGTTCGAGCGCGACCGATCGCGTCCTCGACAGCGCGCTTTTACCTCGACTAAAGCGTGGaacttatcatttttatactcTCGGCAAATGGAAAGCGGAAAGCGAAACGTCCCAATAGCGTTATGCGTTATGCCTATCGCATTTCGGCATTGGGATTGCGTCTGTAACATGAAAAAGGATTTACTCTACGGTATCTGACCATTAAATATGTGCGACATTTACTGTACGAGGTGAGAATGAAAAGTTCAGAatcagaaaaagaaaaaagaagaaagcgaGGATCGGAATTGAGAGCTGAGAGATGAGGAAATTGAGGGCCAAGAGTGATAGAGACTGAAAGAGCCGGGCGTTACTTTCCGAGAACAAACTCTTAAACGTTCTCCTCGAACGTATACTCCTCTACGAGTGCCACTCCCGAGTTACGCGCGAACCTGCATGTGTTGTTACATCGATtacccgcgcgcgcgcacgcacacacacacacacacacgcgagTGTACACGTCGTTCGCTCATTCACCTGTGAGCCACGGCGATTGACGGCATAGTCGAGGAATGGCGTAGAATTAGATTCTGCGACCAACTCGTAACACACGAACGAGTTCCCAGCGCGTTCAGCTTTCGAGGCGCGTCCGATTATTACCCACGTTCCGAGAATCGTGCGTATATCGAGATCATTAATCGTGGACGCTCTCTGCGAGTTTCCTCCGCGGCGCTTCGTTTTATCAGTCGCTCCACTTTGTCGTTTCCTCTGGTATACAGTGCGCTTCGATTCGCGGCGACCCGACGCGATTATATCGATCCTGCTCGAAAATCTTGGGACGCCTGTTCCGTTTTCGCTCGAATCGGAGTTAACGTTCCACTTACGCATTACCGTGCGACGCGTTTTCGAGCCGCGACCACGAGGCGCGTGAATCTCGAATCAAATACCCCGAAAACATCCATCCATGATTCTCTTCTCAAGGATCTATATTTCTTGCAAGCTTGATATACTGAATCGTGGATAAAATCCTCGGATGTTGCCCAACGAATACCTTGTTTACGCCGCGAACTCTCTTCGCTTACAATCATTTCAAAGTCACCATAGATGCTTTATTAATGCATTCGATGTGAAAATTCGACTTGCGCCACTCGCGAGCGCTAGACGATGCCAGCGGCGGGCGGCGGGCGGCGGTTCtcgctcgtcgtcgtcgtcgcggcgcggcgcggcgcggcggagcgGAGCAGCGCCGAGCGTCGAGCGATCATGGCGAGAAACAGGCGGGCCATTCAGAAAGGGTGCGCTCGGAGTGGAATGCACGGGCCGGCTATCGTCGACCGACTGCCATAGGTCAAAGCTTTTAACCACTCCGCGCCAGCCGTCCGCGCCGCACAGATAAGACGAGCGTTTCGCGAGCGAACGCTCGGCGAGAGAGCGGCTGGGGCGCTTCGACACGTTCTCCTCCCGGTTCGATTATAATTTCGCTGGCCGTTACGATTTCGCTGAATCTAGCGTCCGACGCGTGAGATGACGCGAAAATGCCTTTCGACCGGAATCCGCCGAATAGTCGGCCGAATGTGCGAATAGAATTGGCGACTGAAGAATACGAAAAGATTGAATACGAAAGGAATTAAACGGTGAAAGGGGACACGAATTAGAGAACAACATAATCGattgtgagagaaagagagagagagagagagagagagagagagagagagagagagagagactcgcTGTCAAGTGTAGGAGAAATCACAATCCCAAGTAACACGCGATTCACTAGCGCGTAACTTGATAAATTGTCCGACCCTTTCTTCTTATAGAGGAATACGGTCTAACTTGCATCAATTTATTCCCATGTGGTTTTACACCACGGCTATTTATCGATCCGATCGTTAACTCTTTCCTGATTCGcggagatatttaaattattttttcatcgcAGATATATCATCTTGGCGGATTTTCCTGGTGACGATTAGACGAATGCCGAATCGATCATGAATCGATGATTCGCGTCGCGCGTACATGAAACATGAAACATGAAACATGAAACGTAACAAGTTTGTAGAAAATTTCCGATAAATCAAATGATGAGAGCGCGATGATTATGCGCGACAACATCCGCGTGCCACATTGCATGTTTGTCGAGTTCCTAATGAACATTATATTACGTCGCGCAAAAAAAAGCAAAGAATATCATCGTCGCGCCAAGTTCGAATAATCTTTGAATAATCatcgttttttatatttttattatatcgtgtataattctgaaaaaagaaGTTATAATTGACAATCGGCAAATCGCATCGACGTGAAAGTtagacgtaaaaataatttggcaAGCACGCGGTGATGCTCGAATATTATTCGTAAATCGATGATATATTCATTGATTTACGAGACAAGCTTTTTCTGATTTTAAATCGAGCAAACGAAGCAAAAAGCACGATGTTACGTGAATGCACGCGCACCATGCGCAGTTAGCAccgtcgtcgcgcgcgcggcataAACAGTTTTTAACGCTAGTCGGAAACGTCCACGATAAGAACGGATAAGTTCTTCCTCCGATATCGGTTTCCTCTGCGGtctagatatatatgtacaaccAACGAATCGTCGCGCTAGCAAGTTTTGATTAAATACACCGATAAATCGAAAGAATTTCGGAATATTTACGAAACGTCTTCGACCGTGAACCATAATAATTCGCGTGTAGCAATATTATcgcaaaattttgtaaatccgTGGAAACTTGGGGTGATAAACTATCCGGCTTCGAGCAAAATAGGTCCTAGCAATTGTCGTAATTGGCAAGAAGCAATATCATTCAGAGATTTTGTTAAATTGGAAAACTTGTCTCAAGAGCGCGATCAATAAAGACTATGAAGccttgaaaaagaaatgatgTCGTGATGTATTCAATTCATACAGCAATGTTGTAAACTCGTAGAAAATTTCGCACTTTCTGTGGATTTTAGAAAGGGGAAGGGAAAGATaggcagagaaagagagagagagagagagagaggggggggatgTCCAACGAGAGGTTAGCGTATCCAAAACTGTTTTCAAGTGCGGAGAACAGAGGAACGTCTATCAAGTCATTTTATAAATCGCAACGAGATACGATTATAcattaagatatatatctacaaGACAGATTTTGAGTAGGGGACTGTGTATTTAAAATGTGAGCCTTATGAATACGCGGAGACTCGTTCACTCTGCCTTTTTGCCCCTCTCCCCCGCCCACCAAACCCGTTATCTGTCGCATCGAGACTAGCCAGCGCTAGAACGTCGCGCATAAAGCTCCTTTGATGCCAACTCATGAATCCCGACGTTTTAATATAGCGGCCTTTAATTCCGTTCGGAAACGAGCGCGATAAGGCCGGATACGGTTCTTCTTCCCGTTATCTGTTTCCCCGGCTGTTTCAGATTCGTGCGTAGCGCGATCCGCTAACGAGTTTCAATTACACGGGACGATGATAACGCAcgtctttccttctctctgcgcggcgcgcgcgcatgTAGTATCGCGGCGCGTAATTGCACGTAGAAATCCGTACGATTGCTGGAATCTCGTGAAATTCGTTGTGGACCACGGTCGATTACGGTCGACACGCTCTCGTTGCCCAGATACGCGGTAACGCGGAGCGGTgtgttataaatgttataatcaGAGTCGcccgcacgcgcgcgcgtgattaCGATTACGGCGTTGAGTCTTCCATCCCGTCTCGCGCGtctatatacaaaagacatgaGAGAAGCGCGGGTAACGAGGATTTCTACAAGTTCTAACAACCGTCGACGTCAATTAAAACACTGCAACGTTGCCTCGTAGttaaattgacaatttttaGTCTCAAATCCCCCCCTCGTCACATCTCTGCCTCGTGATGTAAGACTACTatttgaagagagagagagagagagagagagagagagagagagagagagagagagagagagagagagagagtcccGCGCGGtgaactaattaaatttataattcagatGCAGGTTAATTCGAGATTAATGTCGTTATTAATGCAAAACTTTTGGAAAAATAAACTGCCCAACTAACTAATTAACTAACTGACGTTCAGCTGACTTCACAGTTCACAATCAGTTAACCGCCGCGTGGAACTTTACGGTCGCAACTTCGATATTAGCGGATGTACATCCGGTCCGCAAGATAACGAATTgattgtgagaaaaaaaaggaaggtTGTATTCTTGCTCGGAAAtcttgaaaagaaaagatGCTAAATAAAACCAACATAGTTGTACAACGACAATTGTTTATCAGACATAGTTGAGAAGCAGATTAGACAAATTCTAATTAACATCACTCTCGGGCTTATGCACCAACGAAAAAAAAGTCACAAATTGCTAAGAAATTGCTTGCCAAAATTGCTATTTCTGCGTCAGCGCAAAGCGCAGAGAAAGAAACCGCTTGAAAATTACGAAAACGATCGAAGGAAAATTGAAAACGCAACTTGCGCCACCATTGTCTCTTACggtacttaaaaatttaaattaaaaaaattattttacagttgcaaagtattttttttgtttttgttttcgaGGAAGACAGTTTTTCCCatctctaattgtaagtgtgTAACCTGACATACATCGAGCCGACAGCGAGCTGACATAggtaataaatgttaaattgttCAATAAAAGAGAAGGGAAACGAAGGACTTACTGAAAATTCATAGGACTAGCGGGTGGCCAGAAAAGAAGAGGCGTGGGTTCCGTCGTGGCCGACGTGGGGTCGCCGGGAATCCGGGATCAGCGGAACTGAGCACTCTCACGCGCGATCGCGACGACAGTTGAGACAGTTGAGACAGTTGGCGGCGAGAGGGAGAAGACGGCGAAAACGATCCACATACAGCGGACTGAGCGTTCCCGAGAACGCGGAGCTCCTCGAGTCGCCGTCGTCACCGTAGATTCGGGCTGACGCTTCGTAGCGACGGTCGAATCCGCATTCTCTCTCGACCTGGCACGGCGACGGCAACGGCATCGACATCGGCATCGGCATCGGCATCGAAGACGAGCCGTCGTccgcgaaagaaagagagaaatggaTAGAGAGGGAGATCCGAATGGCAGCCGCGAGCACtccccgacgcgacgcgacgcgacgcgacgcgacgggagCGCGAGAGATCCGCTACTCGCACTTTCGTCCTCCGTTCATTCCGCACTTGCCGCACTTCCCTCCTCGTCTTTCTGCACGTTCTTGCACGCGACGCGGCTCGAGAATCTCGCGCGCGCTACGTACTCTTCTCCCTTCGGACAGACGATTCTTCAATTCGGACGAATCATGTACATCGATGTATTTTCGATATGATTCTTTTCGTCCAAGTCGTCGGGACGGGATTACATCACGGTAACGATTTCGCTCACTTTGGATTTCCTATCCTCCGgaaatctctttctctccctccccttatctctctctctctctctctctctctctctctctctctctctctctctctctctctctttcgaccGGACCACAAACGAGGACTCTTTCTCGTCCAAAGAAATTCGTGGCAACAGCTGGATATTGGAGTAGAAACGAGTCAGCGAGCAGGGAGCGAGATAGAGATACGAATCACGAAACACATCCAACGATCGCCGGCAAACGACTGACAATGGGTACGCCGCGAGCGAATCGAGCTGGAAAGGCGGCGGCCGACGCGGTGAAGGGGGGCACGTCAGAGAGGTGGGaagggaagggggagggagggagggagagagagggggagagagagagagagagagagagagagagagagagagagagagagaaaaggcaGAGGAAAAGGGATATAACTATAACGCGCGAACCAGCCAGCGGGACGAAACGTAGGCGGAGGGAGGGGAAACAGGAAGAGAGACGGTGGGAAGGAAGCCATGAATGGCGACAGGCGGACGCGGGGATGGAGgagaaaaagtgaaaagagATGCAAGTGGGGAGAGCGCAGGCGGAAAGGAGCACGTACAGCCAAGGGAGTGGCGGGTagaggagggagggaaggaCTCTCTTGAACGGCGTTCGCGCATAGGACGGCGTCGCCATCTGGCGATAACGTGGCGCAACGCGAACGCCGCTCCCGGGGCCGGCCGACGCACACGAAGCTTTTTATGAATGGACGGAAGCTATCATTGAAGCTTCGGATTGAATGAAAACATTACCTACGTCGTCACTGCCGTGCGGCACCGCGCCGCCGTCACACACGGCGTCGGCGCGACTCGACAGTGACGGCCGTGGTTGCGTTCGATAGACGGAGCAAGTGGTGGTAGTAGTTGCGATGCTGacgatgatgataatgataatgttaatgatgatgacgatgacgatgatgacgacgatgatgataatgatgatgatgacgataatgatggtggtggtggtgcgATAACAAGACAACATCGTCGTTTGCGTAGCGGTCGCGACGATGACGTTGTCGACGTCAATGTTGATCGTCGTTAACTACTCTGCCGTTTTTCCGTCAATTTTTTCGGCAGTCATTTCCACGCTCCGTAAAAACGTACGACGGACCGTAAGGTGCGAGCGTGAGGAATATTATCGATCGGATATGagggaaaggagagagagagagagagagaaagagagagagagagagaaagagagagagagaaagagagagagagagagaacatcACAGTGAGTGATGTGACGCGATGTGACGTTGAATTTCAGCAAGCGCTATGGTATTTCGAAAATGTTTGGAAAgactctccctttctctttctttctccgcgGTACGGCACGAGACGCGATGTCTCGAAATGCCCGTCGCCATTTTCATCTGGAAAGCGAAACCCACAGATAGGCATTTTAGAAAGAATTCAACTACTGAAATAAacaaagattaaaaagaataacaatACATaagaataatgataaattataataatataatcatttgtaagctgtacatataattaaaacggatatatcgaagaaaaaagaaaaagatattattaggCTCATTAGATCAAATTTGATCTCGCGAAATTCCGTTTTCCTAGgtcactttaaatattaaaagcattGTACATGAAGACAATCGATCTCTCGAGATGATCATACTACTTCTCGGTCTCGGTTTAGCGGCTCGCGCGGGCATGGACGACAAGCTGCACGAGCGAGCAACGAGGCGAGCTCGCGAGCGTGCAGGGACCGGGACCAACAGAGGGCGCGGGTAGAAAAGAacagggagaggagagagagagagagagagagagagagagagagaacaacagtggataaaagaaagagagaaatagcgCGCGATCGTCTCGTTCTAGCGCACACACTACTCGATTCTATATTTATCCCACTCATTAATTCCATCCTCATCGTGCACCGTTCATTCATTCGTGGGCCTACTTCTCActccctctctctcgcgctctaTCTCATTCCCTCTCCGTCTTATACGCGCGCGCAAACATGCACGTTCATTCATCTCGTCTCTGTCTGACCAGAGCACCCGTATCACCGACATTCCCCTCTCCGATGCctcatcttttctctctcactcgaTACTCGCCCGTCTCTTTCTCTGCTTCTCGTTTCTATCTCGCTCGCTTCCTCTGCTCCCTaaccccctcccccttccccccaGCCCCGCCACCGTCGTCGCCGCCATGCACCCGCTCGCGCAACCGAGCACGTCACTCCCACTCATTCCCCTTTCTTCACCCCACGACATCTTTTCCctttcctccccccccccaATCTGACACATCCGCAGCGCTGTGAATACAGTGACGTACGCATGTGTAACGCGAGCCCGAGCGTTCATACGATCTCGAAGAGctttattgatatatgtatacagatgATGAATGAAATGTTCCATGTCGTTCCATGTCGTTTAGATTTCCATAGCTCGTCAAACGATCCggacttttaaaattatgctaaaataaatgattcagAAACTATACAGGAAGATAGTAATGCGATAGTTAAACTGGTCTTGCATTTACATTGTAATTAGGATTGCAATTCGGCGAAtgggaaataaaaaattaaaatgtagtGCTCTCTCAGA
This genomic stretch from Temnothorax longispinosus isolate EJ_2023e chromosome 9, Tlon_JGU_v1, whole genome shotgun sequence harbors:
- the Sty gene encoding uncharacterized protein Sty, coding for MPLALFQLFVHTRTETESINGAAAPSISRSFQKVRDAIALAVEQERNSGEKLEPAGEVDFRSTSETKSAESVDTSDNTPPPALPPRRPLRACNAVVLRTRCEDAPQRPASTARTDNTAATATTTTTAPPTKTAATIVPTTLLSTSQGCTNPSAVVQVSPQPQPQPQPPLLTPPQYPAPPRPPSRTGGDEARVARARGSGRGALPSPILANGTPSSRVSPPRAGWAVRITEATLTPTSNQRPSVPDTPTTSVEQWASERTAPVWTGRAAASLSAAAAAATTTNTRGGSFSAADRGPASTADIRLEHRRVEKREELEATKKVEHWQRQYCQDQQQRRHLETPTSQSPGAAGRLKLSDRPMSRNDAISPLTRSPSSRANIAAGDDCANGASEDADSRLVSTETRVHDHSRPFPPPRLPLVHVTSTSMPSVPPPPPPPPPSASQSVPGSPTPRVAPLTMPLTPLSSSFRSRPSLRRPQNAEMSPSDANSRGLLSLSSTDTTITTIATSPRSPIGEVSLATPRPDGERTINEYVEAPFNNSRCNQERRLDVDSKTAADCPKTERRHHHHHHHSHRRSHEDATMVPTHRARGRAKNQSIRGFSGTATGASPVATSTNAAATNVVTKQPVSFTKEPANTLGTRTYDPAGLSIICDFCGRCRCESCREPPPLPSKWLCDNTCLCSAETVLDYASCLCCVKGLFYHCVDGGNGGSVASTMDGQVAATSCADEPCSCTGNRTASRWACLGALALVMPCLLCYWPLRGCVTLCEACYARHAAQGCRCNTNAIGSRHHPITSDIGDSRDPEKRLLDPVTPEP